ACCAGATGTCAGAACTCCCTTAGCAGGCCAAATGTAGCCTGTGGTGGAAGAATTAGCTGGGAAACTGGGATTGTCTTCAGTGGTCTGAGGCAAGTGGATATCCACTGCGGCTATAGGTGGTAAAGCGGGAGAAACAGAAGTTCCTCGCAATTTTCCTAAAGAGTCAGAGGCACTAGTACGAGCAGGAGGTACTGTTAACTTAATGCCAGATGATTTGGGGGGAGAATTCCATCTAGCGCCAGTTTTGCTAGGCAGAAATTCTGGGTTAATTGGCTCGTTGGTGGGAGCGGATGCTGTTACCAGAGTCTTAAGCGGTTGATTGCTGTAGCTGGGCAATATTGCTTGAGGTACGGCAATCTGGATGGCATTCGCTTGAGATACTGTGAAGTTATTAGATGATTCAATAGCAACAGGTACAGACTGAATATTGTTTTCAGGGGCTGTAACAGCTACACCAGATTGTTGAGCGCGGTATTTATAACGCAATCTCTCAATTTCTGCTTGCAAGCTACGGATACGTTCATTACCTTTGGCTTTAGATACCTTTTGCACGGGTTTTTGTGAACCCTGCTTTTGGGAAAAAGCTCTTGGTAATGGAGCATCACCGCCTAAGCCGTAAGAGTTACTGGGAGTAGGTAAGGCTTTGGGAATAACAATAGGAATAGTCGGCTGCCCTTGGCTATCTGGGACTATTGGTGCAGGAACATTTATTCGGTTAGCAATAGTAGGATAATTAGTCTGTTCTTGCTCTTGTGTCACCACTGGGACTGGGATAGCCACACTATTGGTAGCCGGAGTTTCAATCCCTTCTACCTGCTCATTTATTTTTGGGGCAGGAATTGTTACACTGGTATTGTTGGCAACAAATGATCTAGGGTTAAAACTAGGGTTATTTAAAGAAGAATTATCTACCTGGCTGGAGGCTTCTAATATCTTGTCGGCAGGAATAATTAACCTTTGATTAATTTGCAGTTGATTAGGATCACTCAGGTTGTTAGTTCTAACTAGCTCAGAAACTGAAGTACCATAACTGTTAGCAATTTCCGCTAAGGTGTCTCCGGGCTTCACTTGATATGTTGAAGCAGACAATTGTGCAACAACTTTTGTTGAGGCTGATGCAGGAACAGGTATTTGCTGTATCGTCGCACTTGTTTCTTTGTTCTGTTTCAACCGAGAAATCAGATCGGATTGTTGGAAATCAGTCAAGTTCTCCGATTGTTCTGGTACGGATCTATTAGCTACAGTGGTTGGCTGTGCTTCTTGAATACCAGTTTTTAATAAATCTTGAGTTTGTTCAGACCGTAAGTCTGCCAAACTATTTCTTAAGCGGATTGATTTTTTCTGTAAGCGATTCAGGGCAAATTCCTGCTGTGCTTTTAATTGGGCATCAACATTACCGCCGGCTAACTCGCCTGCTGACAAATTTTGGGTACTGCCAGTAACCTCTTCCACTGTAGACAACTTTGATGCTGTCTCAGGCTGTTGGTTATTTGTTGGTAATGTCGCCTGAATTGGGCTATAGCTTACTCCCGGCGCTAATTGTGAGTGGACAGAATTTCTGTCAACTGATTTGGCTGGGGAAATTACGTTGGATGCAGTGCCTTCGACGGCTGTGCTGTTGGTTGCAATTTGCCATTTAGCTTCAAGCCCAGGTACTTGTGAGACTACTGTTGGTTCCAATATCACTGGATTGCCTAACTCACCTGTGGGTGAGACGGTTGGGGCTTCCAGTTTAGTGGCGGCAAATTTCATCTCAGTCTCAGCAACAAATGGATTTGTTGAAGCTGCTTTTTGACTGCCAACAGGAGCCGCTGCTTGGGCTTGATCGCTTTGTCGAGTCACCAAAAGGCTGGTTGCCCCCATGGATATTGCCAAGCCAATCATGGCTGCCCGATGAGTCCGCGCCCGGCGAGTCATTTTGGGATTGATCTCATAATTTGTTTGCTCTACCGGGGCATCATCGCCGCTGGGGGTATTGTTCAACACAGCCTTATCTCTTTTTTTCAATGCTCGTTTCAAAGACGACCTCCTAATGATCACTAGCGTTTAACTGAATCTTGATTTTTAAGTTTGGATATTAATCCATGATTGATATCACATTAAACCATACATCAAGATCACATTCACCAGAGACACTTACGCAAGATTAACGTGCTTCTCTGATTTAAACAAGTTCCACACTTTTGTAAACCCTAAAGTTTTTGGTGCTGTCTTGTCTAAGTCACTCCTCACAACCTAGAAATTTTCACTGTTGAGATTCATCCTCAGTTATTTTGCTGCAAAAACACAGAACTAAACAAATATCATAACTTGGCTAGGTTTATTGTCTTCGTTAGCTCATGATCTGGGACAATTTCTACAATAGCAATGATCCCGCTGTAGACGTTTTCAAGATTTTTTGACTAAATCCGTTTTATCAATACGAGATTTTACTTTTATTCTTCCCTAAAAAACAACCGTATACAACATCCGCGATTTTTGCATGATTTTGTTGTATTTCTGGATACAATGTTGTCTGATTCATTGAGAGTCAAGGTGTTGGGGAGTTTTGGCTTTTTTGAGTCATAAGCTGAGAATTAACTAAAATCTATCCTTGTTGGTTAGATCACCCTGAAAATATCTATACAAATTTCTTATGTCATGTTAGCAGACTTTATCAGTATTTACCATGATTAATCTTTTATTTCTGTATTCTATGCAACATTGTTTTCAGGAGTTCTGGCATGGTTGATTCTGATCAATATGTTTCTATCACAGTTAATCCTAAATTTCTGTTGGTGAATATGAATTATTGTAAATAGCCTAACTGACGACGACACTCAAATAAACCTATGGCTACGCTGACTGAGAGGTTCAAGCTCCTCACACCGGGTTCATACATGGGAATATATAAGGTGGAGTCACAAGTGGAGAGAATGGGATCTGGTAATCCTGCTGTTTCACTGCCAAAGAGTAGCCAGTCATCTGGTTGAAATTCAAAATTAATGTAATTAAAATTACCACGAACGCTAAAACCTAAGCATCTACCTCCACGTTGTTTATGTACGTTTTGAAATGTTTCTATGGAATTATGATAATGGAATTTAACGTAAGGCCAATAATCTAACCCGGCTCGTTTGAGATAGCGATCGCTAATTTCAAATCCTAATGGACCAACTAGATGTAATTCCGTACCTGTAGCAGCACAAGTCCGGGCAATATTGCCAGTATTAGGAGGAATTTGTGGGTTGACTAAAACTATCTGGGGCATCTTTCTCAGCTCTAAATTGTATATTAGGAAATTTCTTACTGTCTAAAAATCTACCAAAATGTAGAGGCGATATATAGTTTTTTTTAATATGTACGAAGTATTTCCCTGTGATTATTTTTTTAAATCATTCAGGAGTTAGGAGTCAGGAGGGAAAGAAGGAGTAGGAATCAGGAAGAATGTTCTCGACTTTAAAAAATTGCCTCTTGCCTCTTGCCTTTTGCCTCTTGCCTCTTGCCTCTTGCCTCTTGCCTCTTGCCTTTTGCCTCTTGCCTTTTGCCTCTTGCCTCTTGCCTCTTGCCTTTTGCCTCTTGCCTCTTGCCTTTTGCCTCTTGCCTCTTGCCTATTACCTCACAGATGAACATAGTTTGCTTTCTAATTCGGTTTCCCGTTCTTGGGTGGCAATAATAGCTTGAGCAATTACACGCTGAATATCAATGCCTACTTTATGCAGTTGCAACCATTGTTGAGCTTCATTGCCTTCTCGCAGGATTTTTTGCAAGGGGGATAAGAAACAACTAAAGCCCTGTTGTTTGGCGA
The DNA window shown above is from Anabaena sp. WA102 and carries:
- a CDS encoding tRNA (cytidine(34)-2'-O)-methyltransferase, which encodes MPQIVLVNPQIPPNTGNIARTCAATGTELHLVGPLGFEISDRYLKRAGLDYWPYVKFHYHNSIETFQNVHKQRGGRCLGFSVRGNFNYINFEFQPDDWLLFGSETAGLPDPILSTCDSTLYIPMYEPGVRSLNLSVSVAIGLFECRRQLGYLQ
- a CDS encoding peptidoglycan DD-metalloendopeptidase family protein; its protein translation is MKRALKKRDKAVLNNTPSGDDAPVEQTNYEINPKMTRRARTHRAAMIGLAISMGATSLLVTRQSDQAQAAAPVGSQKAASTNPFVAETEMKFAATKLEAPTVSPTGELGNPVILEPTVVSQVPGLEAKWQIATNSTAVEGTASNVISPAKSVDRNSVHSQLAPGVSYSPIQATLPTNNQQPETASKLSTVEEVTGSTQNLSAGELAGGNVDAQLKAQQEFALNRLQKKSIRLRNSLADLRSEQTQDLLKTGIQEAQPTTVANRSVPEQSENLTDFQQSDLISRLKQNKETSATIQQIPVPASASTKVVAQLSASTYQVKPGDTLAEIANSYGTSVSELVRTNNLSDPNQLQINQRLIIPADKILEASSQVDNSSLNNPSFNPRSFVANNTSVTIPAPKINEQVEGIETPATNSVAIPVPVVTQEQEQTNYPTIANRINVPAPIVPDSQGQPTIPIVIPKALPTPSNSYGLGGDAPLPRAFSQKQGSQKPVQKVSKAKGNERIRSLQAEIERLRYKYRAQQSGVAVTAPENNIQSVPVAIESSNNFTVSQANAIQIAVPQAILPSYSNQPLKTLVTASAPTNEPINPEFLPSKTGARWNSPPKSSGIKLTVPPARTSASDSLGKLRGTSVSPALPPIAAVDIHLPQTTEDNPSFPANSSTTGYIWPAKGVLTSGYGWRWGRMHRGIDIANSTGTPIYASSAGVVEKAGWNSGGYGNVVDIRHDDGSLTRYGHNSRILVQSGQRVQQGQPIAAMGSTGFSTGPHSHFEVHPSGKGAVNPIAFLPNRI